A single Xylella taiwanensis DNA region contains:
- the queA gene encoding tRNA preQ1(34) S-adenosylmethionine ribosyltransferase-isomerase QueA, translating into MKKSDFHYNLPEDLIAQAPLPERSASRLMLVPPIPERLQDCYVRDLPELLQPGDLLVFNDTRVIPARLFGKKVSGGRVEILIERLLGAQQVAAQLRTSRPPKVGNRILLDAGGRVEVLGRDGEFYLLGFEVDLPLEQWLSDVGQLPLPPYIRREPEQNDRERYQTVFARAAGAVAAPTAGLHFDESLLARLRARGIKFGYITLHVGAGTFQPVRVALLQQHVMHSEWFNVGAELVEQVRSTRARGGRVIAVGTTVVRSLESAMRNGELQPFVGETRIFIFPGYCIRSVDAMVTNFHLPESTLLMLVAAFAGRTRVLEAYRHAVQEHYRFFSYGDAMLLFPRNAGEQ; encoded by the coding sequence TTGAAAAAGTCCGATTTTCATTACAACTTACCTGAGGATCTGATTGCCCAAGCGCCCTTACCGGAACGCTCAGCAAGTCGTCTGATGCTTGTGCCGCCAATACCAGAGCGATTGCAGGACTGCTATGTGCGTGATTTGCCAGAACTATTGCAGCCTGGAGATTTGCTGGTATTCAACGACACGCGGGTGATCCCGGCGCGGCTTTTTGGGAAGAAGGTGAGCGGTGGTCGGGTTGAGATCTTGATTGAGCGCTTGCTCGGTGCGCAGCAGGTAGCGGCACAGTTGCGTACTAGCAGGCCGCCCAAAGTGGGCAACAGAATTTTGCTGGATGCTGGTGGTCGTGTCGAGGTGCTTGGTCGTGACGGTGAGTTCTATTTGTTGGGTTTCGAGGTTGACTTACCTTTGGAACAGTGGTTATCGGATGTCGGTCAGTTGCCGCTGCCTCCGTATATCCGCCGCGAGCCTGAGCAGAATGACCGTGAGCGCTATCAAACGGTGTTTGCACGTGCAGCGGGTGCTGTAGCGGCACCCACCGCTGGTTTACACTTCGATGAGTCGCTGTTGGCACGGCTACGCGCGCGTGGGATAAAGTTTGGTTATATCACCTTGCATGTAGGAGCGGGCACGTTCCAGCCGGTGCGGGTAGCGTTACTGCAACAGCACGTGATGCACAGTGAATGGTTCAATGTTGGTGCTGAATTGGTCGAGCAAGTGCGTAGTACCCGCGCGCGGGGTGGCCGAGTCATTGCCGTTGGCACGACCGTGGTGCGCTCATTGGAGAGTGCGATGCGTAATGGGGAGTTGCAACCATTTGTTGGCGAGACTCGGATCTTCATTTTCCCCGGTTATTGCATTCGCAGTGTGGATGCAATGGTGACTAACTTTCACTTGCCTGAGAGTACATTGTTGATGCTGGTTGCTGCTTTTGCGGGGCGTACGCGTGTTCTTGAAGCCTACCGTCATGCAGTGCAGGAGCATTACCGTTTTTTCAGTTACGGAGACGCGATGTTACTGTTTCCGCGTAATGCTGGTGAGCAATAA
- a CDS encoding bifunctional (p)ppGpp synthetase/guanosine-3',5'-bis(diphosphate) 3'-pyrophosphohydrolase: MLLRRSTLFALNPVLCQALVQAWQALPSESGQQVAWPVLADMLDALLVLSADETILTAAVLFDVPMLRPMLPELPWRSSVHRQVVQGLLDGQDAAEQVWTLHAGCAAGRHGEGLRRLLLAIVHDLRVVPILLARQLAKMRAAGVLLESQRRALAQLTRDIHAPLANRLGIWQLKWQLEDLAFRYLEADTYRSIASALDERRVARERYIGVITAELSQVLAEHGLSAEVSGRPKHIYSIWRKMQKKQLPFEHLYDLQAVRVIVEDIAACYAALGVVHALWVPVPGEFDDYIARPKANDYRSLHTAVLGPEGRTVEVQIRTHEMHAHAELGVAAHWKYKEGGKGTETAFDRKIIWMRQLLEHAQDGESGELAEALDTELIEDRVYALTPKGEVIDVPQGATPLDFAYHVHTMVGHRCRGAKVNGRIVPLTYRLRSGDRVEILTAKEANPHRDWLLRANGFLASGRSRDKVSAWFNKIERVRNVQTGKDLLDRELRRLGHQHADLGPIARRFHADSVDDLYVQIALGDTGPNQVSRALLETERVVPLASLTRPGSTRDGLGKSMFTVQGVSNVLVQLARCCQPVAGEMIAGYLTRSRGVTVHRADCAVLMRLSAMHPQRVLSVEWGSQPGGSYEVGILVRAVNRRWLLKDITDVIAQEDAHMLEMSSDTVRDSSYLRLRMRLKVSDHSQLAALLSKLDGLSGVNEVRRMG; encoded by the coding sequence ATGTTACTGCGGCGCTCGACGCTGTTTGCACTTAATCCGGTGTTGTGCCAAGCGTTGGTGCAGGCGTGGCAAGCGCTGCCTTCTGAATCCGGGCAGCAGGTGGCTTGGCCGGTGTTGGCCGACATGCTGGATGCACTGTTGGTGTTGTCCGCTGATGAGACGATACTGACCGCAGCGGTGTTGTTCGATGTGCCAATGCTGCGCCCAATGCTACCTGAGTTGCCGTGGCGTTCGAGTGTGCATCGGCAAGTGGTTCAGGGTTTGCTCGACGGCCAGGATGCTGCAGAACAAGTGTGGACACTGCACGCCGGATGTGCAGCGGGACGTCATGGTGAGGGGTTGCGCCGGCTGTTGTTGGCCATTGTTCATGATCTGCGTGTGGTGCCGATTCTACTTGCCCGGCAGCTGGCCAAGATGCGTGCTGCAGGTGTGTTGCTGGAGTCGCAGCGGCGTGCGTTGGCGCAACTGACCCGTGATATCCATGCCCCATTGGCTAACCGGCTTGGTATCTGGCAACTGAAGTGGCAACTGGAAGATCTGGCGTTCCGTTATTTGGAGGCAGATACCTACCGAAGTATTGCGTCTGCCTTGGATGAACGCCGGGTTGCGCGTGAGCGCTATATCGGTGTGATCACTGCCGAGTTATCGCAGGTGCTGGCTGAGCATGGTTTGAGTGCTGAGGTGAGTGGCCGCCCGAAGCACATTTACAGTATTTGGAGGAAGATGCAGAAGAAGCAGTTGCCCTTCGAACATCTGTACGACTTGCAAGCAGTGCGTGTGATAGTCGAGGACATCGCCGCCTGTTATGCCGCACTTGGAGTGGTGCATGCGTTGTGGGTACCGGTGCCCGGTGAGTTTGACGATTACATCGCTCGGCCTAAGGCGAATGATTACCGTTCACTACACACGGCAGTGTTGGGACCGGAAGGGCGTACTGTAGAAGTACAAATCCGCACGCACGAAATGCACGCACACGCTGAATTGGGTGTGGCTGCACACTGGAAATATAAAGAGGGTGGCAAAGGTACGGAAACGGCCTTTGATCGCAAGATCATCTGGATGCGGCAGCTGTTAGAGCATGCTCAGGATGGTGAATCTGGCGAGTTGGCAGAGGCGCTAGATACGGAGTTGATTGAGGACCGGGTTTACGCGTTAACCCCTAAAGGCGAGGTAATCGATGTGCCGCAGGGCGCGACGCCCCTGGACTTTGCTTATCACGTGCACACGATGGTGGGTCATCGCTGCCGGGGGGCGAAAGTGAACGGTCGCATTGTGCCGCTGACTTACCGCCTGCGCAGTGGCGATCGTGTGGAGATCTTGACTGCGAAGGAAGCCAACCCCCATCGCGACTGGCTACTTCGCGCGAATGGTTTTCTGGCCAGTGGCCGCTCGCGTGACAAGGTGAGCGCTTGGTTCAATAAGATTGAGCGGGTGCGCAACGTGCAGACCGGCAAGGATTTGCTTGACCGTGAGCTCAGACGGTTGGGACATCAGCACGCTGATCTTGGTCCTATCGCCCGACGTTTCCATGCCGATAGTGTGGATGATTTGTATGTCCAGATCGCGCTTGGTGACACCGGACCGAATCAGGTGAGCCGTGCGTTGCTGGAAACTGAGCGTGTTGTTCCACTTGCGTCACTGACACGGCCAGGGAGCACGCGTGATGGCCTTGGCAAATCAATGTTCACTGTGCAGGGCGTGAGCAATGTATTGGTGCAACTGGCTCGTTGTTGTCAGCCGGTGGCTGGCGAGATGATCGCCGGTTACTTGACCCGAAGCCGCGGGGTCACCGTACATCGTGCTGACTGTGCTGTACTGATGCGCTTGAGTGCTATGCATCCGCAGCGGGTGTTATCGGTTGAATGGGGCAGTCAGCCCGGTGGCAGTTATGAAGTTGGGATTTTGGTGCGTGCGGTAAACCGGCGTTGGTTGCTGAAGGACATCACCGATGTGATTGCACAAGAGGATGCGCATATGCTGGAAATGAGTAGCGATACGGTTCGCGACAGCAGTTATCTTCGGTTGCGGATGCGGCTGAAGGTCAGTGATCATAGCCAATTGGCGGCGTTGTTGAGCAAATTGGATGGACTCTCCGGTGTCAATGAGGTGCGGAGGATGGGCTAA